One window of the Allorhizobium ampelinum S4 genome contains the following:
- the htpX gene encoding zinc metalloprotease HtpX, translated as MNIMRTAMLLAFMTALFMGVGFLIGGKGGMMIALVIAGAMNLFSYWNSDRMVLSAYHAQEVDPRNAPEFYEIVRGLTQNAGLPMPKVYIFDNPQPNAFATGRNPQNAAVAASTGLLQALTPEEVAGVMAHELAHVEHRDTLTMTITATLAGAISMLGNFAFFFGGRRDENGNGGGIIGPLVAMIVAPFAAMLVQMAISRTREYAADRRGAEICGNPLWLASALAKIAGAHQPNYQAERNPATAHMFIINPLSGQKMDSLFSTHPDTSNRIAALQALAQEMGGRQANVYRPQHSKPAASGPWGSSAERSTDDPWGVKGGASTRSVPKIGRRGKDNDAPKGPWN; from the coding sequence ATGAATATCATGCGCACCGCCATGCTTCTGGCTTTCATGACAGCCCTGTTCATGGGCGTCGGCTTCCTGATCGGCGGCAAGGGCGGGATGATGATCGCGCTGGTCATCGCTGGGGCGATGAACCTGTTTTCCTATTGGAATTCCGACCGAATGGTGTTGTCGGCCTATCACGCTCAGGAGGTCGATCCGCGCAATGCGCCGGAATTTTATGAGATTGTCCGTGGTCTCACCCAAAATGCCGGGCTGCCGATGCCCAAGGTCTATATTTTCGACAATCCGCAGCCCAATGCCTTTGCCACAGGCCGCAATCCGCAAAACGCTGCCGTTGCCGCCTCGACCGGCTTGTTGCAGGCGTTGACACCGGAAGAAGTGGCGGGCGTGATGGCCCATGAGCTTGCCCATGTCGAACACCGGGATACGCTGACCATGACGATCACCGCGACGCTGGCCGGGGCGATTTCGATGCTGGGCAATTTTGCCTTCTTCTTCGGCGGTCGCCGCGACGAAAACGGCAATGGTGGTGGCATTATCGGTCCGCTTGTGGCGATGATTGTCGCGCCCTTTGCCGCCATGCTGGTACAGATGGCCATCAGCCGAACCCGCGAATATGCCGCTGACCGGCGTGGCGCGGAAATCTGCGGCAATCCGCTATGGCTGGCTTCGGCGCTGGCAAAAATCGCTGGCGCTCACCAGCCCAATTATCAGGCCGAGCGCAATCCGGCCACAGCCCATATGTTCATCATCAATCCCTTGTCGGGCCAGAAGATGGACAGCCTGTTTTCCACCCATCCCGATACCAGCAACCGGATCGCGGCGCTGCAAGCTTTGGCGCAGGAGATGGGTGGGCGTCAGGCAAACGTCTATCGCCCGCAGCACAGCAAGCCTGCGGCTTCAGGCCCTTGGGGCAGCAGTGCGGAAAGATCGACGGATGATCCCTGGGGTGTTAAGGGAGGCGCAAGCACGCGCTCCGTTCCCAAAATCGGACGACGCGGCAAGGATAATGACGCCCCGAAGGGACCATGGAATTGA
- a CDS encoding CheR family methyltransferase, translated as MNALAEAVVGDHRISPKNFRRLSNYIFEYSGIKMPETKTTMLEGRLRRRLRATGFTDFDSYCHYIFEEGGLATESVHLIDAVTTNKTDFFREPNHFDYLTQKALPDLEARGVRRVRIWSSACSIGAEPYTLAMVLAEYMERRSGMDYHILATDLSTDVLQKARRGVYPAEMLEPVPRTMAARYVMHARDKQRNEVRIAAALRTHVGFARLNLMDDSYQVGEPMDIIFCRNVLIYFDKKTQFNVLRRLCDCLGQGGYMFIGHSESITGLDLPLKQLANTVFRKV; from the coding sequence GTGAATGCATTGGCAGAAGCAGTTGTTGGAGACCACAGAATCAGCCCGAAAAATTTCAGGCGTCTGTCGAACTACATTTTTGAATATAGCGGCATCAAGATGCCGGAAACCAAGACGACGATGCTGGAAGGCCGGTTGCGCAGGCGCTTGCGCGCCACCGGCTTTACGGACTTCGACAGCTATTGCCATTATATTTTCGAAGAGGGCGGCCTTGCGACCGAATCCGTCCATCTGATCGATGCGGTTACCACCAACAAGACGGACTTTTTCCGCGAGCCCAACCATTTCGACTATTTGACGCAAAAGGCCTTGCCGGATCTGGAGGCCAGGGGCGTGCGTCGGGTTCGCATCTGGAGTTCGGCCTGTTCGATCGGTGCGGAGCCCTATACGCTTGCCATGGTGCTGGCGGAATATATGGAACGCCGCAGCGGGATGGACTATCATATTCTGGCAACAGATCTGTCGACCGACGTGCTGCAGAAGGCTCGCCGGGGTGTCTACCCTGCCGAAATGCTGGAGCCGGTGCCGCGCACCATGGCGGCCCGATACGTGATGCACGCGCGTGACAAGCAGCGGAACGAGGTACGGATCGCGGCGGCACTTCGCACCCATGTCGGTTTTGCCCGGCTGAACCTGATGGACGACAGCTATCAGGTGGGGGAGCCGATGGATATTATATTCTGCCGTAATGTATTGATTTATTTTGATAAAAAGACGCAGTTCAATGTGCTGCGACGCCTATGCGATTGCCTTGGCCAAGGGGGCTATATGTTCATAGGCCATTCCGAATCAATTACTGGGTTGGATCTTCCGCTCAAGCAATTGGCCAATACGGTTTTCAGGAAGGTATGA
- a CDS encoding ParA family protein, with the protein MPIITFANTKGGAGKTTAVLLLATELVRRGYRVSVIDTDPQRWISRWFEGADGHAGTMRVATYISVNALARTIEAYRGSSDYVIVDLPGAQSPLLATALGLSDHVLIPIQGSAMDAQGGAQVIELLQYLYSKGNIRIPHSVVLSRVNSLVTTRALRAVKLLLAERSVRVLATPIIERAAYRDMFEYRTSLHRLDPERVSNLDKAIANAERYCDEVEMLVPTIRMPVADNLTNSRADNGNRGFMEMPLLRAAY; encoded by the coding sequence ATGCCCATCATTACCTTCGCCAATACCAAGGGCGGTGCCGGAAAGACCACGGCGGTTCTGTTGCTTGCGACGGAACTGGTGCGCCGGGGTTATAGGGTCTCGGTGATCGATACGGATCCACAGCGCTGGATTTCCCGCTGGTTCGAGGGCGCGGACGGTCATGCCGGCACCATGCGCGTCGCCACCTATATCTCCGTAAATGCCTTGGCACGCACCATCGAGGCTTATCGTGGCAGCTCCGATTATGTGATCGTCGATCTGCCCGGCGCGCAATCACCCTTGCTGGCGACGGCGCTTGGCCTTTCCGATCATGTGCTGATCCCCATCCAGGGCAGTGCCATGGATGCCCAGGGCGGCGCGCAGGTGATCGAACTGCTGCAATATCTCTACAGCAAGGGGAATATTCGCATTCCCCATTCCGTGGTTCTGTCACGGGTCAATTCGCTGGTCACCACCCGCGCGCTTCGCGCCGTCAAACTGCTTCTGGCTGAACGGTCGGTGCGGGTTCTGGCGACGCCGATCATCGAGCGCGCCGCCTATCGCGATATGTTTGAATATCGCACCAGCCTGCACCGCCTGGACCCGGAGCGGGTCAGCAATCTCGACAAGGCCATCGCCAATGCCGAGCGCTATTGCGACGAGGTCGAAATGCTGGTGCCAACCATCCGCATGCCGGTTGCCGATAACCTGACGAATAGCCGGGCCGATAACGGCAATCGCGGATTTATGGAAATGCCACTACTGCGGGCCGCCTACTGA
- a CDS encoding RNA pyrophosphohydrolase: protein MTQTTVKAEDLPYRPCVGIMVLNAQGLVWAGRRIPLLNSEYDGSPQLWQMPQGGIDPGEDPKEAAYRELYEETGMKTVTLLAEAPNWINYDLPPALIGIGLRGKFRGQTQRWFAFRFDGDESEIQINPPPTSQHAEFDEWQWKPMAELPDLIVPFKRGVYEQVVAAFRHLSPANA from the coding sequence ATGACCCAGACCACCGTCAAAGCCGAGGATCTGCCCTATCGCCCCTGCGTCGGCATCATGGTGCTGAATGCGCAAGGACTGGTCTGGGCTGGCCGCCGCATTCCGCTGCTCAATTCCGAATATGATGGCTCGCCTCAGCTCTGGCAGATGCCGCAGGGCGGGATTGACCCCGGTGAAGATCCGAAAGAGGCGGCCTATCGCGAGCTTTACGAAGAAACCGGCATGAAAACCGTGACCTTGCTGGCCGAAGCGCCGAACTGGATCAATTACGATCTGCCGCCAGCCCTGATCGGCATTGGTCTTCGCGGCAAATTTCGCGGCCAGACACAACGCTGGTTTGCCTTTCGCTTCGACGGTGACGAAAGCGAAATCCAGATCAATCCGCCGCCGACCAGCCAGCATGCCGAATTCGATGAATGGCAGTGGAAGCCAATGGCAGAACTGCCGGACCTGATCGTGCCGTTCAAACGCGGCGTCTACGAACAGGTGGTCGCCGCCTTCAGGCATCTTTCCCCTGCCAATGCCTGA
- a CDS encoding S41 family peptidase, with the protein MIRRASIMLVGALMGATAMSVVYSAGVPAQAAGNSTYKELAIFGDVFERVRAQYVTPPDEKKLVEAAINGMLSSLDPHSSYMNAQEAADMQTQTKGEFGGIGIEVTMENDLVKVITPIDDTPGAKAGILAGDMISEINGTPVRGMQLNDAVEKMRGAVNTPIKLTILRKGADKPIEMSVMREIIPIRAVKSRVDGDVGYVRVISFTEKTYDDLEAAINKIKKEVPADKLKGFVLDLRLNPGGLLDQAIYVSDAFLQKGEIVSTRSRDPEDTRRFNATAGDLTDGKPLIVLVNGGSASASEIVAGALQDLKRATVVGTRSFGKGSVQTIIPMGDKGALRLTTALYYTPSGKSIQGTGIHPDIKVEEPLPADLQGKLRTEGESSLPGHIQGQSETEEGSGSVAYVPPDPKDDVQLNYALDLLRGAKTDPSFPPDPSKAVLESAKKK; encoded by the coding sequence ATGATACGTAGGGCTTCTATAATGCTGGTTGGCGCGCTGATGGGCGCGACGGCGATGAGCGTTGTTTATTCGGCTGGCGTTCCTGCCCAGGCGGCAGGCAATTCCACTTACAAGGAACTGGCGATTTTTGGAGACGTGTTTGAGCGTGTCCGCGCTCAGTATGTCACGCCTCCTGACGAGAAAAAGCTGGTCGAAGCCGCCATCAATGGCATGTTGAGCTCTCTCGATCCCCATTCCAGCTACATGAACGCCCAGGAAGCGGCGGACATGCAGACCCAGACCAAGGGTGAATTTGGTGGCATCGGCATCGAAGTGACGATGGAAAACGACCTGGTCAAGGTCATCACCCCCATCGATGACACACCCGGCGCCAAGGCCGGCATTCTGGCTGGCGACATGATCTCCGAGATCAATGGCACCCCCGTGCGCGGCATGCAGCTGAATGACGCTGTTGAAAAGATGCGCGGCGCGGTCAATACCCCGATCAAGCTGACCATTTTGCGCAAGGGTGCTGACAAGCCGATCGAGATGAGCGTCATGCGCGAAATCATCCCGATCCGCGCCGTCAAGTCTCGCGTCGATGGCGATGTCGGCTATGTCAGGGTGATTTCCTTCACCGAAAAGACCTATGACGACCTGGAAGCCGCGATCAACAAGATCAAGAAGGAAGTGCCAGCCGATAAGCTGAAGGGCTTCGTTCTCGACCTGCGCCTCAATCCGGGCGGTCTGCTCGATCAGGCGATTTACGTCTCCGACGCCTTCCTGCAGAAGGGCGAAATCGTCTCCACCCGCTCGCGCGATCCGGAAGATACCCGCCGCTTCAATGCCACCGCTGGCGATCTGACCGATGGCAAGCCGCTGATCGTGCTGGTCAATGGTGGTTCGGCCTCGGCATCTGAAATCGTCGCTGGCGCGCTTCAGGATCTGAAGCGGGCAACAGTGGTCGGCACCCGCAGCTTCGGCAAGGGTTCCGTGCAGACCATCATCCCGATGGGCGACAAGGGCGCGCTGCGCCTGACGACGGCGCTCTATTACACGCCATCAGGCAAGTCGATCCAGGGGACTGGCATCCATCCTGATATCAAGGTGGAAGAGCCGCTGCCCGCCGATCTGCAGGGCAAGCTGCGCACCGAGGGCGAATCCTCGCTGCCGGGCCATATCCAGGGCCAGAGCGAGACGGAAGAAGGCTCCGGCTCGGTTGCCTATGTGCCGCCGGATCCGAAGGATGACGTGCAGCTTAACTACGCACTCGACCTGCTGCGCGGCGCCAAGACAGACCCGTCCTTCCCGCCCGACCCAAGCAAGGCCGTGCTGGAAAGCGCCAAGAAGAAGTAA
- a CDS encoding divergent polysaccharide deacetylase family protein — MSADLHAALGQNRKKRRTGGPKISPFKALTASSSVALLGLSVYTTLTPLPLRNPLPLATTPPVAAAVPAEEPAAKAPGPSRSMEARAPTSGATVERSTLPDGSVVTKYSPASRDGSGPALVTTPHVGQDPRVAATPNPDLLENTPEGQIPVTGRDGLRPVEQYARPWSGAHGTRVAIVVSGLGLSQTGTQRAIKHLPEQVTLAFAASGNSLSRWMQEARRGGHEILLQVPLEPVGYPANDPGRGTLQVGRAATDNLRDLHRAMASMTNYTGLMNYMGGRFLSDSGAMDPVMRDIAARGLLFLDDGSSARSLTATFAKAMNMPFSVADLQLDDQIQEQAILKRLDELERIARRNGSAIGVASAFDESVNAIAKWAEGAKARGIEIVGVSALAMEAQQ; from the coding sequence TTGAGCGCTGATCTGCACGCAGCTTTGGGCCAGAACCGCAAGAAGCGCCGCACGGGCGGTCCGAAAATCTCTCCCTTCAAGGCACTGACAGCGTCAAGCTCGGTCGCTCTTCTCGGCCTGTCCGTTTACACAACACTCACGCCGCTTCCGCTGCGCAATCCGCTACCGCTCGCCACCACCCCACCGGTGGCGGCTGCCGTCCCTGCCGAGGAGCCAGCCGCGAAAGCGCCCGGCCCATCCCGCAGCATGGAAGCCCGCGCCCCGACCTCTGGCGCTACAGTCGAGCGCTCGACCCTGCCGGACGGTTCGGTTGTCACCAAATATTCACCCGCCAGCCGGGACGGCTCCGGCCCGGCCCTGGTCACCACTCCGCATGTGGGCCAGGACCCGCGTGTGGCGGCCACGCCCAATCCGGACCTTCTGGAAAACACTCCAGAAGGGCAAATCCCGGTGACGGGCCGCGATGGACTTCGACCCGTCGAGCAATATGCACGGCCCTGGTCCGGCGCGCATGGAACGCGAGTGGCCATCGTCGTCAGCGGCCTCGGCCTCAGCCAAACTGGCACGCAACGGGCGATCAAGCACCTGCCGGAACAAGTGACACTAGCCTTTGCCGCCAGCGGCAACAGCCTGTCGCGCTGGATGCAGGAGGCACGGCGCGGCGGCCATGAGATCCTGTTGCAGGTGCCGTTGGAGCCGGTTGGTTATCCGGCAAACGATCCGGGCCGAGGCACATTGCAGGTTGGGCGCGCTGCCACCGACAATCTGCGCGACCTGCATAGGGCCATGGCCAGCATGACCAATTATACCGGGCTGATGAATTACATGGGTGGGCGCTTCCTGTCCGATAGCGGCGCGATGGACCCTGTCATGCGTGATATTGCGGCGCGCGGCCTGCTGTTTCTCGATGACGGCTCCTCGGCAAGATCCCTGACAGCGACGTTCGCCAAGGCGATGAACATGCCGTTTTCCGTCGCCGATCTGCAATTGGACGACCAGATACAGGAACAGGCCATCCTGAAACGGCTGGACGAGCTGGAGCGGATTGCCCGGCGCAATGGCTCTGCCATCGGTGTTGCCTCGGCGTTTGATGAAAGCGTCAATGCCATTGCCAAATGGGCGGAAGGCGCCAAGGCACGTGGCATCGAAATCGTCGGCGTTTCCGCCCTTGCCATGGAAGCGCAACAGTGA
- a CDS encoding DUF1700 domain-containing protein, with amino-acid sequence MTKDAFLRMLRLGLAGLPAQEVDDIVADYQAHFAESAASGRSEQEVAAALGNPARIARELRAEMGLRRFESHWSLSNMLAAMMALAGLAIVDILFLLPLLTVAFFTVFGLGIAVTAIGAAGVKIIITTMLFQFDGPTTETLSQLLIGAGLVSGFLGGGALLLMGLGTGIRILGHYARLHFRLAQLSPDHA; translated from the coding sequence ATGACCAAGGATGCCTTCTTACGCATGCTGAGACTGGGGCTGGCCGGTTTGCCTGCTCAAGAAGTGGACGACATCGTCGCCGATTATCAGGCTCACTTTGCCGAATCAGCCGCCTCCGGTCGCAGTGAACAGGAGGTTGCGGCGGCCTTGGGCAATCCGGCCAGAATTGCCAGAGAGCTCAGGGCCGAAATGGGGCTGCGCCGTTTCGAATCCCATTGGAGCCTGTCGAACATGCTGGCGGCCATGATGGCGCTGGCGGGGCTCGCCATCGTTGACATCCTGTTTTTACTGCCCCTGCTCACTGTGGCGTTCTTTACCGTGTTCGGCCTTGGAATTGCGGTCACGGCCATCGGAGCGGCTGGCGTGAAGATCATCATTACCACGATGCTGTTTCAGTTTGATGGACCAACAACAGAAACACTGTCGCAACTGCTGATCGGCGCGGGCCTTGTGAGCGGGTTCCTGGGCGGTGGCGCGTTGTTGTTGATGGGGCTTGGCACCGGTATCCGCATACTCGGCCACTATGCGCGGCTGCATTTTCGCCTGGCTCAATTAAGCCCGGATCACGCTTGA
- a CDS encoding DUF1674 domain-containing protein, translating into MDEHQNDRQDSGTANSDGTDAAPKTLSPAAVRALAEAEERRKAEQAQKPAPEVGGRGGADPARFGDWEINGRAIDF; encoded by the coding sequence ATGGACGAGCACCAGAACGACCGACAAGATTCCGGCACCGCAAACAGTGACGGCACCGACGCCGCACCGAAAACGCTGTCGCCTGCCGCAGTCCGTGCGCTGGCCGAAGCCGAGGAGCGCCGCAAGGCTGAGCAGGCCCAAAAACCGGCGCCGGAAGTCGGTGGACGCGGCGGCGCGGACCCGGCCCGGTTTGGTGATTGGGAAATCAACGGCCGCGCCATCGATTTCTAG
- a CDS encoding PadR family transcriptional regulator: MTDSIQVQLRKGALDLCVLAVLSHGESYGYEIASTLVSAVGMGEGTIYPLMRRMQNDGLVATRIVESSNGPPRKYYRLTEQGRTIFEAHRRDWRSFASAVDTLLEDLP; the protein is encoded by the coding sequence ATGACTGACTCGATCCAGGTTCAATTGCGGAAAGGGGCCCTCGACCTCTGCGTCCTGGCCGTGCTGTCTCACGGCGAAAGCTATGGCTACGAAATCGCCAGTACCTTGGTCAGCGCCGTCGGCATGGGAGAAGGCACGATCTATCCGCTGATGCGCCGCATGCAGAATGACGGATTGGTGGCCACCCGCATCGTTGAGTCCAGCAATGGGCCACCGCGCAAATATTATCGGCTCACGGAACAGGGCCGAACAATTTTCGAAGCTCATCGCCGCGACTGGCGCTCCTTTGCAAGCGCCGTCGATACACTTCTTGAGGATTTGCCATGA
- a CDS encoding protein-glutamate methylesterase/protein-glutamine glutaminase translates to MPKKIRVLIVDDSASVRQILTNVLQSDPDIEVIGAASDPFVAARRIAEEIPDVITLDVEMPRMDGITFLRKLMSQRPIPVVMCSSLTEAGSETLMQAMEAGAVDIILKPKIAAADHLAEQAERICQVVKSAAQARLGTRKSIVTDRASASGEPAKKLTADAMLPPPSGRAMAKTTEMVVCVGASTGGTEALREFLEKMPANAPGIVIVQHMPEKFTAAFAKRLNGLCEMEIKEAENGDPVLRGHVLIAPGDRHMMLERQGARYHVSVKSGPLVSRHRPSVDVLFRSAARSAGANAMGVIMTGMGDDGARGMLEMHQAGAFTLAQDEASCIVFGMPKEAIAHGGVDRTVPLHQIAPEILAEDRRR, encoded by the coding sequence ATGCCGAAGAAAATTCGCGTCCTTATTGTCGACGATTCAGCCAGTGTCCGGCAAATCCTGACAAATGTCCTGCAATCGGATCCGGACATCGAGGTGATCGGAGCCGCTTCCGACCCCTTCGTCGCCGCCCGGCGCATTGCCGAGGAAATTCCGGATGTGATCACGCTGGATGTGGAAATGCCGCGAATGGATGGCATCACCTTCCTGCGCAAGCTGATGTCGCAGCGCCCCATTCCGGTGGTGATGTGCTCCTCCCTGACGGAGGCCGGCAGTGAAACTCTGATGCAGGCCATGGAGGCGGGCGCCGTCGACATCATTCTCAAGCCGAAAATTGCCGCGGCGGATCACCTGGCTGAGCAGGCCGAACGGATTTGCCAGGTGGTGAAAAGTGCGGCCCAGGCGCGGCTCGGGACGCGAAAGTCGATTGTCACGGATCGTGCCTCCGCCAGCGGTGAGCCAGCAAAGAAACTGACTGCGGATGCCATGCTGCCACCACCGTCAGGCCGTGCCATGGCCAAAACCACTGAAATGGTGGTCTGTGTGGGGGCATCGACCGGCGGCACCGAGGCGCTTCGGGAGTTCCTGGAAAAAATGCCTGCCAACGCGCCAGGCATCGTCATCGTGCAGCATATGCCGGAAAAATTCACCGCGGCTTTTGCCAAGCGACTAAACGGCCTGTGCGAAATGGAAATCAAGGAAGCGGAAAACGGCGATCCGGTGCTGCGCGGCCATGTGCTGATTGCGCCCGGGGATCGCCATATGATGCTGGAGCGCCAAGGGGCGCGGTATCATGTGTCGGTCAAATCAGGCCCGCTGGTGTCGCGCCACCGTCCGTCGGTGGATGTGCTGTTTCGCTCGGCGGCCCGCTCGGCAGGCGCCAATGCCATGGGTGTTATCATGACCGGCATGGGGGATGACGGCGCGCGCGGCATGCTGGAAATGCACCAAGCTGGAGCCTTCACGCTTGCCCAGGATGAGGCAAGCTGCATTGTCTTTGGCATGCCCAAGGAAGCCATCGCCCATGGCGGCGTGGACCGTACCGTGCCGCTGCACCAGATTGCGCCGGAAATTTTGGCGGAGGACCGGAGGCGCTAG
- a CDS encoding murein hydrolase activator EnvC family protein, whose amino-acid sequence MISHSFARRRLATRTLSCGAIAFTCATTLSSAMAQQLPAPDNAVSTQPSINPTSPNDIGPQAGPETSSQTSPDDPAGALRAKREDVSRQLQDLSQSMQLSSEKSEELRKSIDALDKSSTSLRQALIDSAARRKDLEQKIADGEKKLADYGVRQDVIHKSFRARRAVLAEVLGALERMGRNPPPALLVTPEDALGAVRTAILLGAVVPGMRKETEKLASDLQELTNLRKASIDEREKMVASLKSRQEEEARMDMLLAENARLSQQNNAQLQEELARSQELAQKSSSLQGLIGSLENEIASVRQATDQAKLEEEKRRQMTDAQRDQARLEAQTTPPDKNRIAPAFSFEELKAKLELPAVGDVLRQFGDPDGTGHEAKGIVLATAPAAVVIAPADGTVVYAGQFRSYGKMAILNTGNGYHIVLSGMDRVNVHAGQFVLSGEPIGAMGEKRVVSAAAFALETDRPTLYIEFRKDGNSVDSRPWWAKDAGKVRNDT is encoded by the coding sequence ATGATATCCCACTCCTTCGCACGCAGGCGTCTAGCCACTCGAACACTGTCGTGCGGGGCAATCGCGTTTACTTGTGCGACAACTCTTTCCTCCGCCATGGCCCAGCAATTGCCAGCCCCGGACAATGCAGTCTCGACGCAGCCGTCCATCAATCCAACAAGCCCCAACGATATTGGCCCCCAGGCAGGTCCCGAAACTTCGAGCCAGACGAGCCCCGACGATCCAGCCGGGGCCTTGCGGGCCAAGCGCGAGGACGTTTCGCGTCAATTGCAGGATCTGTCGCAATCCATGCAGCTTTCCTCGGAAAAATCCGAGGAGTTGCGCAAGAGCATCGACGCGCTGGACAAGAGCAGCACCAGCCTGCGCCAGGCGCTGATCGATTCCGCCGCACGCCGCAAGGATCTGGAGCAAAAGATCGCCGATGGCGAAAAGAAGCTGGCGGACTATGGGGTCCGCCAAGACGTCATCCATAAATCCTTCCGGGCGCGGCGCGCCGTGCTGGCCGAGGTGCTGGGTGCACTGGAGCGCATGGGCCGCAATCCGCCGCCAGCTCTGCTGGTCACGCCGGAAGATGCCTTGGGAGCGGTGCGCACCGCCATTCTGCTGGGCGCTGTCGTGCCTGGCATGCGCAAGGAAACCGAGAAGCTGGCCAGTGACTTGCAGGAACTGACCAACCTGCGCAAGGCCAGCATCGATGAGCGCGAAAAAATGGTCGCCAGCCTGAAAAGCCGCCAGGAAGAAGAAGCCCGCATGGACATGCTTCTGGCTGAAAACGCCCGGCTGAGCCAGCAGAACAACGCCCAATTGCAAGAAGAACTGGCGCGCTCGCAGGAGCTTGCGCAGAAATCCTCGTCACTCCAGGGCCTGATCGGCAGCCTGGAAAACGAAATTGCCTCTGTGCGTCAGGCCACCGACCAGGCAAAGCTGGAAGAGGAAAAGCGCCGTCAGATGACCGATGCGCAACGGGATCAGGCCCGCCTTGAGGCCCAGACCACGCCGCCCGATAAAAACCGCATTGCCCCGGCATTTTCCTTTGAAGAGCTGAAAGCGAAGCTGGAACTTCCGGCTGTAGGCGATGTATTGCGGCAATTCGGCGATCCCGACGGCACCGGTCACGAGGCCAAGGGGATCGTTCTTGCCACTGCGCCAGCAGCCGTGGTGATTGCGCCCGCCGACGGCACGGTGGTGTATGCGGGACAGTTCCGCAGTTACGGGAAAATGGCCATCCTCAACACAGGCAACGGATATCACATAGTTTTGTCCGGCATGGACCGTGTCAACGTGCATGCCGGACAATTCGTGCTGTCCGGCGAGCCGATTGGTGCTATGGGTGAAAAGAGAGTCGTCAGCGCAGCTGCTTTCGCGCTGGAAACAGATCGCCCAACCCTTTACATAGAATTCAGAAAAGACGGTAACTCGGTTGATTCCCGACCATGGTGGGCGAAGGACGCCGGAAAGGTTCGCAATGATACGTAG
- a CDS encoding GIN domain-containing protein has translation MTRKLAFVATTGLIGAVVFLTLGIGISGENWGGARQLWATTSSTCGSVQSTSQQVTLPFTASDSLTIDLPASVRYQPGDKAEVIVSGDPTLVGHVRMDGHRLSLDCHLGWSQSKLDISVSGPAITDWKLLGSGNLSLSHINQPQLRLDIKGSGNVSATGAADTVDVDISGSGTAQLRRLTAQSARIVILGSGNADMTALKDADVSISGSGNVDLSGHPTLRRSEINGSGRIVQAP, from the coding sequence ATGACGAGGAAATTGGCATTCGTTGCAACGACGGGACTGATTGGTGCAGTCGTTTTTCTAACATTGGGTATCGGGATTTCAGGAGAAAATTGGGGTGGAGCCCGGCAATTGTGGGCAACAACATCCTCCACCTGCGGATCGGTCCAATCCACCAGCCAGCAGGTCACGCTGCCCTTTACCGCCAGCGACAGTCTCACCATCGATTTGCCGGCTTCGGTCCGCTATCAGCCTGGCGATAAGGCGGAAGTCATCGTCAGTGGCGACCCTACCCTTGTTGGGCATGTTCGAATGGATGGCCATCGGCTGAGCCTGGATTGTCATCTGGGCTGGTCGCAATCAAAACTCGATATCAGCGTGTCGGGACCTGCGATAACAGACTGGAAACTGCTTGGAAGCGGCAACCTATCCCTATCGCACATCAACCAGCCTCAATTGCGACTGGATATCAAAGGGAGCGGCAACGTTTCCGCGACGGGAGCTGCCGACACGGTTGATGTGGACATTTCAGGGTCGGGTACCGCCCAGCTCAGGAGGCTGACGGCTCAGTCCGCACGGATCGTGATCCTTGGCAGCGGGAACGCAGACATGACCGCGCTGAAAGATGCGGATGTGTCGATTTCCGGGAGCGGCAATGTTGATCTCTCCGGTCACCCGACATTGCGGCGTTCAGAAATCAACGGCAGCGGTCGCATCGTGCAAGCTCCTTAA